CGAGCCAAGCCTGCGCATCGAGTCGCAAGTTGATGAAGCCGGGCCCCGCTATCTCGGCGCTCGTAACCGAGGCGTCTGCCTCGAGCTTCTCGACGATTTTGCCTGCCAGTTCGCGCGGATTGGTCCCGGCCGCCTTCGCCAGCACCATGGCGGCATTGGTCGCCAGATCGCCATGCGCAGGATCGCGCGGCGGTTCGACCGTCACATTGCCGCGCGGCGTATCGGGCGGCAGCGCACCCTCCGCTTCCAATGCGGCAAGCACGGCATCCATTTTCGCGCCGAAGGCAGCGTAGAGAGTTTCGGTATTCGACATAGGCGCGCGCCTAGCCGAATTGCGCAGAATCGCAAGCTTGGAAGGCTGTCTGACCTGCCGAATCAGCGGGTCGCGTTATAGGCCAGCTGCTGCTCGGTCAGCTGGAAGCCTACCAGCAGCTCGAACGAAACGCGGCGCACGGCGGCGCGCACTTCGGGATCTGCCAGCGGATCGAGCGCGGCATCGATATCGCCCGCGCGGCGTTTGCGCGTGATCCGCTCGCGAACATCCGCAGGAAGGGTCGCCTCGGCCCGGTCGATGAAGGCACCGGCCTGCGCGCTCGCTTGTGCCCGCTCCTGCCCGTCGGCAAAATTGAGCGTCACAGTGCCCAGTCGCTTGCTCTGCACCGCCGACCCGCCGCGCAGGACAGTCGCGAAATAGGGCAGTGTCACCTGGCGCGCGCCGCGCGTATCGGTACGGCGGGCGAGGACGTCGAAGGTCGCGTTGGCATAGACGCGCTCGCCGCTCTCGTCGCAGGTGTGGCGCAGGTTGGTGATCGAAGCAGCAACGTCGAGATTGGCCGCGCTCCGATCGCCCGCAGTGCGGAAGGTGGTGACGTCCCCGGTGTAGTCCGGAATGCCCACGGCGGGGCAGGATGACAGAATCGCGCGAATCCCGACGCCCTGGTCGACGACCAGTTCGCCCTCTTTGGAACAGCCGGCCAGCGCTGCGGCCAAGGCAACGGCAGTAAGGATGCGATTGCGGGGGATCATGTGTTGTCGGTCCTTCGAAATTCTTCGCGTGCTTCGCTTGCGTTTGCACGCCCTAGCGGCGCGCGCCGCAAAGCGCTAGAGGGCGGCGCATGAACGCTCCCTTGCAGTCGAGAGAAACCGGGGACATCTCAGACGAGATGACCAAGAAGCCCAGCCTGACCCTGCTGATCGCCGCCCCGCGCGGCTTCTGCGCGGGGGTCGACCGCGCGATCGAGATCGTCGAGAAGTCGCTCGAGCGCTATGGCGCACCGGTCTACGTCCGTCACGAAATCGTGCACAACAAGTTCGTGGTCGACGCGCTGAAAGCGAAAGGCGCGGTATTCGTCGAGGAGCTTGATGAAGTCCCCGATGATGCTCCGGTAGTCTTCAGCGCGCACGGTGTACCGAAATCGGTTCCGGCCGAGGCTCAGCGACGCCAGATGATCTATGTCGATGCGACCTGTCCGCTGGTGAGCAAGGTGCATCGCCAGGCAGAACGGCAGATCGAAAAGGGCCAGCACATCATCTTCATCGGCCATGCCGGCCATCCCGAGGTGATCGGCACCATGGGCCAGGTCGAGGACGGCCAGATCACGCTGGTCGAGACCATCGAGGATGTGCAGCAACTGCCGTTCACGACCGAAGACAGCCTGTCCTACCTCACCCAGACGACGCTGTCGGTCGATGACACCGCCGAAGTGATCGAGGCGCTTACGGAGCGCTATCCCCAGATCGTCGGACCCAAGGCCGAGGACATCTGCTATGCGACCTCCAATCGGCAGGCAGCGGTAAAGCGGATCGCGCCGGCGAGTGACCTGGTGCTGGTGATCGGCGCGCCCAATTCCTCCAACTCGCTCCGCCTCGTTGAAGTGGCCGAGCGCATGGGCACCAGTGCCAAGCTGATCCAGCGCGCATCAGACATCGATCCCAGCTGGCTCGACGGCGTCGGCACCATCGGCCTCACCGCCGGTGCATCGGCACCCGAAATGCTCGTGCGCGAGGTCGTTGCGCGGCTCAACGAATGGCGCGACGTTGAGGAAAGAACCCTCGTCGCGGCCGAAGAGAAGATGGTGTTCAAGCTGCCGCGCCAGCTTGTCGACTAAGGCGGGCGCTGGGCGTGGCTGTCTATACCCATCTCGGCGCAGAAGATCTGGCGCAGCTGATCGCGCATTACGAGGTTGGCAGCCTCATTTCGGCCAAGGGGATTGCCGAAGGCGTCTCGAACTCCAATTGGCTGGTGGAGACCAGTGGCCCCGATGGAAAGGGCGCACGCTATATTCTGACGATGTACGAACGGCGCATCGAAACGAGCGACCTACCCTTCTTCCTCGGCCTGCTCGACCACCTGGCGGCGAAGGGCTGCCCCGTCCCGCGCACGATCCACGACCGCAGCGGCGCCTATTACCGCATGATCGGGGACAAGGCAGTTGCGCTGATCGAATTCCTCCCAGGCGTTTCGGTCGACAGACCAACCGTCGGGCAGGCACGTGCGGTCGGCCGCGCCCTGGCGCAAATGCATCTGGCTTCCCAGGACTTCGCCATGAGCCGCGCCAACGGCCTCGATATTTCGATGTCGCACCGCACCCTCGAGCATTGCGGCGAAGCTGCGCTGTCGGGGATTGACTCCGAACTGCCGACCTACATCGATCGC
This region of Altererythrobacter sp. CAU 1644 genomic DNA includes:
- the ispH gene encoding 4-hydroxy-3-methylbut-2-enyl diphosphate reductase, with amino-acid sequence MNAPLQSRETGDISDEMTKKPSLTLLIAAPRGFCAGVDRAIEIVEKSLERYGAPVYVRHEIVHNKFVVDALKAKGAVFVEELDEVPDDAPVVFSAHGVPKSVPAEAQRRQMIYVDATCPLVSKVHRQAERQIEKGQHIIFIGHAGHPEVIGTMGQVEDGQITLVETIEDVQQLPFTTEDSLSYLTQTTLSVDDTAEVIEALTERYPQIVGPKAEDICYATSNRQAAVKRIAPASDLVLVIGAPNSSNSLRLVEVAERMGTSAKLIQRASDIDPSWLDGVGTIGLTAGASAPEMLVREVVARLNEWRDVEERTLVAAEEKMVFKLPRQLVD
- the thrB gene encoding homoserine kinase, with product MAVYTHLGAEDLAQLIAHYEVGSLISAKGIAEGVSNSNWLVETSGPDGKGARYILTMYERRIETSDLPFFLGLLDHLAAKGCPVPRTIHDRSGAYYRMIGDKAVALIEFLPGVSVDRPTVGQARAVGRALAQMHLASQDFAMSRANGLDISMSHRTLEHCGEAALSGIDSELPTYIDRAAQLRDLWPVDLPRAICHTDLFPDNVLMLGDRVSALIDFYFAAEDSMAYDLAVTHASWCFEDGGHRYLPDVGQALVAGYEETRPLEPSEREQLPLLAQGACLRFVASRAEDWLNTPADALVTRKDPMDFARRLQFYADAGSGAFERPR